One region of Demequina sp. TMPB413 genomic DNA includes:
- a CDS encoding lipopolysaccharide biosynthesis protein codes for MSDPVLPPAVPPERVLASGRRALAKRILAFAGAPFLSLVAPFFFLPVLSRLAGEEAWVAIAVGQSVGGFAALIVGMGYPTLAPPVLAVASDEWRRRYIANSLHVRLPVWAVAAVAAGMVAGWLAPGAFRADAFATAIAISFAGLAPTWYWVGVGRALPILWSEVIPRAAAMVVAAGVLLLGGDLLWYPALMALAMAAGPAVVYARVAAAELWKPNRYEVAAVLRGHLPATIAESAAGAYNALAVTLVTAATTTSEAARYVSGDKAYRIGQYGVSSLGNALQGWVAERGAEGVARRMRAAVGLHVALGASGMVGFSLIGPWLTRFLFGADVAITRATAIGLGVAILGISLGTVFGRIGLIMLGARRTFMVCVVSASVVGATALLVAAARWGAPGAAWALGGTEIASGIAQATVLAVLWRRRVRAGQPLLHQATSTA; via the coding sequence GTGAGCGACCCCGTCCTCCCGCCTGCGGTACCCCCCGAGCGCGTCCTGGCATCCGGTCGCCGCGCGCTCGCGAAGCGCATCCTCGCCTTCGCTGGCGCGCCCTTTCTTTCACTCGTCGCGCCGTTCTTCTTCCTTCCTGTGTTGTCGCGCCTCGCAGGCGAGGAGGCATGGGTGGCCATCGCCGTCGGCCAGTCGGTGGGCGGCTTCGCCGCTCTGATTGTGGGCATGGGCTATCCGACGCTCGCGCCGCCCGTTCTCGCCGTGGCCTCCGATGAATGGCGGCGGCGCTACATCGCGAACAGCCTGCATGTGCGGCTGCCAGTCTGGGCTGTCGCTGCCGTGGCCGCTGGCATGGTCGCCGGTTGGCTCGCACCAGGCGCCTTCCGCGCCGACGCCTTCGCGACCGCCATCGCCATTAGCTTCGCCGGTCTCGCGCCCACCTGGTATTGGGTGGGCGTCGGGCGAGCCCTGCCGATCCTGTGGTCTGAGGTGATCCCTCGCGCCGCCGCGATGGTGGTGGCGGCAGGCGTGCTCCTGCTTGGCGGCGACTTGCTGTGGTACCCGGCGTTGATGGCGCTGGCCATGGCCGCCGGGCCCGCCGTGGTCTACGCGCGCGTCGCTGCCGCCGAACTGTGGAAGCCCAATCGGTACGAGGTGGCCGCGGTGCTGCGAGGTCACCTCCCCGCGACGATTGCCGAAAGCGCCGCAGGTGCGTACAACGCGCTCGCGGTGACGCTGGTGACGGCGGCAACGACCACGTCGGAGGCAGCGAGGTACGTCTCCGGCGACAAGGCCTATCGCATCGGGCAGTACGGCGTCTCGTCGCTGGGAAATGCTCTGCAGGGCTGGGTGGCCGAGCGGGGGGCAGAAGGTGTGGCTCGGCGGATGCGTGCCGCTGTGGGTCTGCACGTCGCACTTGGGGCGTCTGGCATGGTCGGGTTTAGCCTGATCGGACCGTGGCTCACGCGGTTCCTCTTCGGTGCCGATGTGGCGATCACTCGGGCCACGGCCATCGGCCTGGGGGTGGCAATCCTGGGGATATCCCTCGGCACTGTGTTTGGGCGCATTGGGCTCATCATGCTGGGCGCGCGCCGCACCTTCATGGTGTGCGTGGTCTCTGCCTCGGTCGTCGGCGCTACCGCCCTGCTGGTGGCGGCCGCCCGTTGGGGAGCGCCCGGTGCGGCATGGGCGCTCGGCGGCACCGAGATCGCATCCGGTATCGCTCAGGCAACGGTGCTGGCGGTCTTGTGGCGCCGTCGCGTGCGCGCCGGTCAACCCTTGCTTCACCAGGCCACCTCGACCGCATAG
- a CDS encoding DUF2142 domain-containing protein — translation MATTRGESRLRLLVGRLQWIHAAPLLAVLTLGAWAFASPIGAGPDDDYHLASTWCAVGGSEACAPGSKANSREMSHAFIAVRCYAQEPTVSAACQDEQGLALDGPTVDSDRGNFQKEYPGVYYAAMRAFAGDDLERSALVMRFVNLTVFVGLATALSVLLTPSRRQTLLWGWLISMVPLGIFLIPSNNPSGWAITGVGTAFLALLGWFESDGKRRWVLGALYVLGVVMAAGARGDAAVYAVGATVVAAILTSARQRDWLMRALLPLGGLLVIGLLFLTSTQADVGVHGFSGGGPVTGTGAGDQAVEATGGLALAAYNLLMLPYLWTGVWGTWALGWFDTTLPAIVPWAAVAAFVVVGFAGLGLLSWRKAVALAGTFAVLVALPVYVLTAGGDSVGSQVQPRYLLPLIVLFALLLVTAPPGSRTVRFTRAQTAAILSALAIANLVALQVNIRRYVTGADEQGADLGEGAEWWWDGVAVGPMAVWIIGSLSFIGLLAVLWPQLRLKAIAR, via the coding sequence GTGGCCACGACGCGAGGTGAGTCCCGTCTGCGCCTGCTGGTCGGCAGGTTGCAGTGGATTCACGCGGCTCCGCTCCTGGCGGTGCTGACGCTAGGCGCCTGGGCCTTCGCTTCGCCCATCGGTGCTGGCCCCGACGACGATTACCACCTGGCGAGCACGTGGTGCGCCGTTGGGGGGAGCGAGGCGTGCGCCCCTGGCTCCAAGGCGAACTCTCGCGAGATGTCGCACGCCTTCATCGCCGTCAGGTGCTACGCCCAGGAGCCGACCGTGAGCGCCGCCTGCCAGGACGAGCAGGGACTCGCTCTTGATGGCCCCACGGTGGACAGTGACAGGGGCAACTTCCAGAAGGAGTACCCAGGCGTCTACTACGCGGCGATGCGTGCCTTCGCGGGCGATGATCTCGAGCGCAGCGCACTCGTCATGCGGTTTGTCAACCTCACCGTGTTTGTCGGCCTGGCGACCGCGCTGTCGGTCCTACTCACCCCCTCGCGCCGCCAGACACTCCTGTGGGGCTGGCTCATCTCGATGGTGCCGCTCGGCATCTTCCTGATTCCCTCCAACAATCCCAGTGGCTGGGCGATCACTGGAGTCGGTACGGCGTTCCTTGCGCTTCTCGGGTGGTTCGAGAGCGACGGCAAGCGAAGGTGGGTGCTCGGCGCCCTGTACGTGCTCGGCGTCGTCATGGCCGCGGGTGCGCGAGGGGACGCCGCCGTGTATGCCGTTGGCGCCACCGTGGTCGCCGCGATTCTCACCTCCGCGCGCCAGCGCGACTGGCTGATGAGGGCGCTGCTGCCGCTGGGCGGGCTGCTGGTGATTGGACTGCTGTTCCTGACCTCGACGCAGGCAGACGTGGGCGTCCATGGCTTCAGCGGCGGGGGGCCGGTCACTGGCACTGGTGCTGGCGACCAGGCCGTCGAGGCGACGGGTGGCCTTGCGCTTGCGGCCTACAACCTGTTGATGCTGCCGTATCTGTGGACGGGCGTGTGGGGCACGTGGGCGCTCGGTTGGTTTGACACCACCCTGCCAGCGATCGTGCCGTGGGCTGCGGTGGCGGCGTTCGTGGTCGTCGGCTTTGCGGGGCTCGGCCTGCTGTCCTGGCGCAAGGCGGTGGCTCTCGCGGGAACCTTCGCCGTGCTCGTGGCGCTGCCGGTGTATGTGCTCACCGCCGGTGGCGACTCCGTGGGAAGCCAAGTCCAGCCTCGTTACCTCCTGCCGCTCATCGTGCTCTTTGCGCTCCTGCTCGTCACGGCGCCACCCGGTTCACGGACGGTGCGCTTCACACGTGCGCAGACCGCCGCGATCCTGAGCGCGCTCGCGATCGCCAACCTGGTGGCTCTCCAGGTCAACATCCGCCGTTACGTCACGGGGGCCGACGAGCAGGGTGCCGATCTTGGCGAGGGTGCCGAGTGGTGGTGGGATGGCGTGGCGGTCGGCCCGATGGCCGTCTGGATCATCGGTTCCTTGTCGTTCATCGGTCTCCTGGCCGTGCTGTGGCCGCAGTTAAGACTCAAGGCCATCGCCCGGTGA
- a CDS encoding DUF2142 domain-containing protein: MQGESRWRRLTARLRWIHAAPLLALMTLGAWAFASPVGASPDDDYHLVSTWCALGGSEACTEVEDYNLRQVSTAFDASRCYAMDSDKSAACQAREGLSLDGPTVDSPRGNFQNKYPDVFYGTMRLFAGDDLVRSALVMRLVNVTLFVGLATALAALMSSSRRQTLLWGWLVTMVPLGLFLIPSNNPSSWSITGVGTAFIALLGWYESHGKRRWALGAMYVVGIVMAAGSRSDGAIYAAGATLVAALLTSSRNRDWLIRSALPFAGLVVILLLFLTTNQADVGVDGISGGGSVSTPGSGSESVAEPTGGFALTAYNLLMVPYLWTGVWGTWALGWFDTVLPSIVPWAASAAFIAVAFAGLALLTWRKVIATVGVLTVLTAFPVYLLTAGGDVVGDQFQPRYLLPLIVLFAFVLVTAAPGRRTVRFTRVQTAVLLGALALANLVALQVNIRRYVTGADTQGFNLGAGAEWWWHGAFIGPTGVWLIGSLSFAALLAVLWPELRRKVVAEPLEAP, translated from the coding sequence ATGCAGGGCGAGTCACGGTGGCGGCGACTGACGGCACGGCTGCGGTGGATTCACGCAGCGCCGCTCCTGGCCCTCATGACATTGGGGGCATGGGCCTTCGCCTCGCCAGTGGGGGCCAGCCCCGACGACGACTACCACCTGGTGAGCACGTGGTGCGCCCTCGGCGGGAGCGAAGCATGCACGGAGGTGGAGGACTACAACCTTCGCCAGGTGTCCACGGCATTCGATGCGTCACGGTGCTACGCGATGGACTCTGACAAGAGCGCCGCGTGCCAGGCTCGCGAGGGCCTGTCGCTCGACGGCCCGACGGTGGACTCCCCGCGTGGCAACTTTCAGAACAAGTACCCGGATGTGTTCTACGGCACCATGCGGCTGTTTGCAGGGGATGATCTGGTGCGCAGCGCGCTCGTGATGCGCCTGGTGAACGTCACGCTCTTTGTGGGGCTCGCGACGGCGCTTGCCGCCCTCATGTCATCCTCGCGCCGTCAGACGCTGCTGTGGGGTTGGCTGGTCACCATGGTCCCGTTGGGCCTGTTCTTGATCCCGTCCAACAACCCCAGTAGCTGGTCCATCACCGGTGTTGGCACCGCGTTCATAGCCCTGCTCGGTTGGTACGAGAGCCATGGCAAACGACGGTGGGCGCTCGGAGCGATGTACGTGGTGGGCATCGTCATGGCTGCTGGTTCCCGCAGCGACGGCGCCATCTACGCCGCCGGGGCGACGCTGGTGGCAGCGCTCCTGACGTCATCGCGAAATCGCGACTGGCTCATACGGTCCGCCCTGCCGTTTGCCGGGCTGGTAGTCATCCTCCTGCTCTTCCTGACTACCAACCAGGCAGACGTGGGGGTTGATGGCATCTCAGGGGGAGGATCGGTCTCGACTCCCGGTTCGGGTAGCGAGTCCGTCGCCGAACCGACAGGTGGATTTGCGCTCACGGCCTACAACCTGCTCATGGTGCCGTATTTGTGGACCGGCGTGTGGGGCACGTGGGCCCTGGGGTGGTTCGACACGGTGCTGCCGTCGATCGTGCCGTGGGCCGCCTCCGCCGCCTTCATCGCGGTCGCCTTTGCAGGGCTTGCCCTCCTCACGTGGCGCAAGGTGATTGCGACGGTGGGGGTGCTGACGGTGCTGACGGCGTTCCCCGTGTACCTGCTCACCGCCGGGGGCGACGTGGTGGGCGACCAGTTCCAGCCGCGCTACCTGCTACCGCTGATCGTGCTCTTCGCATTCGTATTGGTCACGGCGGCTCCTGGCCGGCGGACGGTGCGCTTCACGCGTGTCCAGACCGCCGTGCTACTTGGCGCGCTCGCGCTCGCGAACCTGGTCGCGTTGCAGGTCAACATCCGCCGCTACGTCACAGGTGCCGACACTCAGGGCTTCAATCTGGGAGCTGGAGCCGAGTGGTGGTGGCACGGCGCGTTCATCGGCCCCACGGGCGTGTGGCTGATCGGCTCGCTCTCGTTTGCCGCTCTCTTGGCCGTGCTGTGGCCAGAACTGAGACGCAAGGTGGTGGCAGAGCCCCTCGAGGCCCCGTAG
- a CDS encoding nucleotide sugar dehydrogenase, which yields MKIAVIALGKIGLPLAVQFASKGHDVVGVDVNQAVVDLVNAAKEPFPGEAHLQEHLSELVPAGRLRATTDYADAVPGADAVVLVVPLFVDEEARPDFGWMDAATRSLGEHLTRGTLVSYETTLPVGTTRERWKPLLEQVSGLTEGKDFHLVFSPERVLTGRVFADLRKYPKLVGALSAEGAAAATSFYREVLDFDDRPDLMRPNGVWDLGSAEAAELAKLAETTYRDVNIGLANQFARFAATHGIDVYQVIDASNSQPYSHIHQPGIAVGGHCIPVYPRLYLWNDPEATVVAAARAANAGMPDYTIGLLEGAYGNLASARVAVLGASYRGGVKETAFSGVFATVEALKARGAVPVVHDPMYTDEELERLGFAPFHLGESADAVVVQADHAEYRELGPADLPGIKAFIDGRRVSTADRWPGVQYRVIGKALAPNS from the coding sequence ATGAAGATTGCCGTCATTGCCCTTGGAAAGATCGGTCTCCCGCTTGCCGTTCAGTTCGCGAGCAAGGGCCATGACGTGGTGGGCGTTGACGTGAACCAGGCCGTTGTCGATCTGGTGAACGCCGCGAAGGAGCCTTTCCCCGGGGAGGCGCACCTTCAGGAGCACCTGAGCGAACTCGTCCCGGCCGGACGCCTGCGTGCCACGACTGACTACGCCGATGCCGTGCCAGGCGCCGACGCCGTGGTGCTGGTGGTGCCGCTCTTTGTGGACGAAGAGGCGCGACCGGACTTCGGATGGATGGACGCCGCGACCAGGTCGCTCGGCGAACACCTGACACGCGGCACCCTGGTCTCCTACGAGACCACTCTTCCGGTGGGCACCACCCGCGAGCGGTGGAAGCCTTTGCTGGAGCAAGTCTCTGGCCTGACTGAGGGCAAGGACTTCCACTTGGTGTTCTCGCCAGAGCGCGTGCTCACCGGACGCGTGTTCGCCGACCTCCGCAAGTACCCCAAGCTCGTGGGCGCACTGTCTGCAGAGGGCGCCGCGGCCGCAACGTCCTTCTACCGGGAGGTCCTTGACTTCGACGATCGTCCCGACCTTATGCGCCCCAACGGCGTGTGGGACCTGGGCTCGGCAGAGGCCGCCGAACTCGCCAAGCTCGCCGAGACCACCTACCGCGACGTCAACATTGGCCTCGCCAACCAGTTCGCACGCTTCGCGGCAACGCACGGCATCGACGTGTACCAGGTGATCGACGCATCGAACTCGCAGCCCTACAGTCACATCCACCAGCCAGGAATCGCCGTGGGGGGACACTGCATCCCCGTCTACCCCCGCCTGTACCTGTGGAACGACCCTGAGGCGACCGTGGTGGCCGCGGCACGCGCCGCGAACGCCGGGATGCCCGACTACACCATCGGTCTGCTCGAAGGCGCTTACGGCAACCTTGCCAGCGCCCGTGTGGCGGTGCTCGGGGCTTCCTATCGCGGTGGGGTGAAGGAGACGGCCTTCTCGGGAGTCTTCGCGACGGTCGAGGCGCTCAAGGCCCGTGGCGCGGTGCCGGTGGTGCACGATCCGATGTACACGGACGAAGAGCTGGAACGGTTGGGGTTTGCGCCGTTCCACCTGGGCGAGAGCGCCGACGCCGTGGTGGTCCAGGCGGACCATGCGGAGTATCGCGAGCTGGGCCCCGCCGACCTTCCCGGCATCAAGGCGTTCATCGACGGCCGGCGCGTGTCCACTGCTGACCGCTGGCCAGGCGTGCAGTACCGCGTGATCGGAAAGGCGCTCGCCCCGAATTCCTGA
- a CDS encoding glycosyltransferase translates to MRVVIATRIFGPEVSAASGILRTWAESFRDRGFDVTVLTAQPPRGAVIADPPGIHVRRARVIRDKQQYVRGYLSYMSFDIPLAFRLLFGRKADLYIVEPPPTTVAVVRVIGFVRRTPYVVRAADYWTEAAELATNSKLIIGTLKRLEAWGLQGAKMLFAAHQPLLDRLRAAGITSPALPIGFGADTKDFRYEDQGPPDPPVFVYAGTYSEWHAAEIFVDALQEVTKRHPGTRLLYYGNGEDREALRARARRLGLDENVEFNGPIPPSALSLILAGATASVASLAPVAANEYAVATKVYSSLASGCPVIFAGVGPTAELLEDVPIARAGVAMGYDVESVAEAMLAAAADPLVPTDRAQLAAWSATRYSLETIAQAVVAESLTIIGEAQEKPSAR, encoded by the coding sequence ATGAGGGTGGTGATTGCCACCAGGATCTTCGGACCGGAGGTCTCCGCTGCGTCCGGGATCCTTCGCACGTGGGCGGAGTCGTTCCGTGACCGAGGTTTTGATGTCACGGTGTTGACAGCTCAGCCGCCGCGCGGCGCTGTGATCGCCGACCCTCCTGGGATCCACGTTCGGCGGGCTCGCGTGATCCGAGACAAGCAGCAGTACGTGCGCGGCTACCTCAGTTACATGAGCTTCGACATTCCACTCGCCTTCAGACTCCTTTTCGGACGCAAGGCCGACCTCTACATCGTGGAGCCGCCGCCCACGACGGTGGCCGTGGTGAGAGTCATCGGTTTCGTCCGACGCACGCCGTATGTGGTCAGAGCGGCCGATTACTGGACAGAGGCCGCCGAGTTGGCAACCAACTCAAAGCTGATCATCGGAACCCTCAAGCGCCTCGAGGCCTGGGGACTCCAAGGCGCGAAGATGCTCTTCGCGGCTCACCAACCGCTGCTTGACCGTCTTCGCGCCGCGGGAATCACGTCGCCGGCCCTGCCCATCGGCTTCGGAGCGGACACGAAGGACTTCCGCTACGAGGACCAGGGGCCCCCGGATCCGCCGGTCTTCGTATACGCAGGTACGTACTCCGAGTGGCATGCCGCCGAGATCTTTGTCGACGCGCTGCAGGAAGTGACCAAGCGTCATCCCGGCACTCGGCTGTTGTACTACGGCAACGGCGAGGACCGTGAGGCGCTGCGAGCCCGCGCACGCAGACTTGGCCTCGACGAGAACGTGGAGTTCAACGGCCCCATCCCTCCGTCGGCCCTCTCGCTCATCCTCGCCGGTGCCACTGCGTCGGTGGCGAGTCTCGCACCGGTCGCCGCCAATGAGTACGCGGTGGCAACGAAGGTCTACTCGTCGCTCGCTTCGGGTTGCCCCGTGATCTTCGCGGGGGTAGGGCCCACCGCCGAACTGCTTGAGGACGTCCCCATTGCGCGAGCGGGTGTCGCGATGGGATACGACGTCGAATCTGTCGCCGAAGCCATGCTGGCGGCAGCGGCCGACCCTCTCGTGCCAACGGATCGGGCCCAGCTCGCCGCATGGTCCGCTACGCGGTACTCGCTCGAAACTATTGCCCAAGCCGTCGTCGCGGAGTCCCTTACGATCATCGGCGAGGCACAAGAGAAGCCCTCCGCTCGTTGA
- a CDS encoding ABC transporter ATP-binding protein, which translates to MKKLWSALRDLLPLLPGRARRFLTIYIVATAVLALFDVAAMSLLVLIISPVASDSPVVIPIVGELPESATPWVLLLACLLIIVKSALAVAMHWVATRQFAIYEFEIGARMFRAYLASSWEERSKRSTAEFTRIADTGISVALSGLILTLLTIPGNVLTIVLTLGVFVAAAPFTALVSLAYLGAVAAMINQVVGRRTLRSSRSNLDYSYRVARLLTEMVEAMKELTLRGRLDQIQSVVAHHRQGAVRARASLAFLSIIPRYAYEAALIGGFLLIGGANYLRGGLTAAIVGVAMFGVAGLRLVPALTGVQSGILTATSSLPWVDDVVNDLQGAEANATDALGGTDASELPAGPDTLTLTGIEFRYPTGTESVLLGLDLSVPLGSSLGIVGPSGSGKSTLIDILLGLRVPTQGTIAIDGTPLTDVIHAWRSRIGYVPQRVTLFDGTIGQNVALTWDDDYDRDKVLAVLEKAQLGSLVDSREHGIDERIGERGLSLSGGQQQRLGIARALYSDPIILVLDEATSALDTKTEDDVVRAIKELQGEVTLIAVAHRISTIKDYDQICYLDSGRILGKGSFSELAGSVPQFGLQVQLAGLGVADPESGAIT; encoded by the coding sequence ATGAAAAAGCTGTGGAGCGCGCTCCGCGACCTCCTGCCGCTCTTGCCAGGGCGCGCGCGGCGTTTCCTTACCATCTATATTGTCGCGACCGCGGTGCTCGCGCTTTTTGACGTCGCAGCCATGTCGCTGCTCGTACTCATCATCTCGCCCGTCGCATCCGACTCGCCCGTGGTCATACCGATCGTCGGAGAGCTTCCTGAGAGCGCAACGCCCTGGGTGTTGCTCTTGGCGTGCCTGCTCATCATCGTCAAGAGCGCCCTCGCGGTGGCGATGCACTGGGTCGCGACGAGGCAGTTTGCCATCTACGAGTTCGAGATTGGTGCCCGAATGTTCAGGGCATATCTGGCGTCGAGTTGGGAAGAGCGCTCCAAGCGCAGCACCGCGGAGTTCACCAGGATCGCCGACACCGGAATTTCCGTCGCGCTATCCGGCCTGATCCTCACGCTATTGACCATCCCCGGAAATGTGCTCACCATCGTGCTCACGCTGGGCGTCTTCGTCGCCGCCGCACCATTCACAGCGTTGGTGTCGCTGGCCTACCTTGGCGCCGTCGCGGCCATGATCAACCAGGTCGTGGGAAGGCGGACCCTGCGCTCTTCGCGGTCCAACCTGGACTACAGCTACCGGGTAGCCCGGCTGCTGACTGAGATGGTCGAGGCCATGAAGGAACTCACGCTGCGCGGCCGCCTCGATCAAATCCAGTCGGTAGTAGCACACCACCGCCAAGGCGCGGTGAGAGCACGTGCCTCGCTCGCTTTCCTGTCGATCATTCCGCGGTACGCCTACGAGGCCGCACTCATCGGCGGCTTTCTGCTGATCGGCGGCGCAAACTACCTCAGAGGCGGCCTCACGGCCGCCATCGTCGGCGTCGCGATGTTCGGCGTCGCGGGGTTGCGGCTGGTCCCCGCTTTGACAGGGGTGCAGTCAGGCATCCTCACAGCAACGTCCAGCCTGCCTTGGGTGGACGACGTGGTCAACGACCTCCAAGGCGCGGAGGCCAATGCGACGGACGCTCTTGGTGGAACGGACGCCAGCGAGCTGCCGGCGGGACCCGACACACTGACCCTCACGGGAATCGAGTTCCGCTATCCCACGGGAACCGAGTCAGTGTTGCTTGGCCTTGACTTGTCCGTGCCTCTCGGCTCGTCACTGGGAATCGTCGGCCCGAGCGGGTCAGGGAAGTCCACACTTATCGACATCCTGCTCGGTTTGCGGGTGCCCACCCAAGGAACCATCGCGATCGATGGCACGCCGCTCACCGATGTGATTCACGCGTGGCGTTCGCGCATCGGGTATGTGCCGCAGCGTGTCACTCTCTTCGACGGAACTATCGGCCAGAATGTCGCGCTCACCTGGGACGATGACTACGACAGGGACAAGGTTCTGGCCGTGCTTGAGAAGGCACAGTTGGGCTCGCTCGTGGACTCTCGCGAGCACGGCATCGACGAGCGGATCGGCGAGCGCGGCCTTTCACTGTCGGGCGGGCAGCAACAACGGCTCGGCATTGCGCGGGCGCTCTACTCAGACCCGATCATCCTGGTGCTGGACGAGGCGACGAGCGCGCTCGACACCAAGACAGAAGACGACGTAGTAAGGGCCATCAAGGAACTTCAGGGTGAAGTGACCCTCATCGCGGTGGCGCACCGAATCTCGACGATCAAGGACTACGACCAGATTTGTTACCTCGATAGCGGTCGGATACTGGGCAAAGGTTCATTTAGCGAGCTCGCCGGGTCCGTGCCTCAATTCGGGCTCCAAGTCCAGTTGGCGGGCTTGGGCGTTGCAGATCCCGAAAGCGGAGCAATCACATGA
- a CDS encoding glycosyltransferase family A protein, which yields MTDPVVDVVIPVHTDRRPIARATSSVLSTASVATRVTVVCHNVSPNDIAAALGTWVSDPRVRLLHLEDGLMSPAGPLNAGLDAATGEFTALLGSDDEYEPGAIDAWVAVARHDEADVVIPPLRISPGATTRSPPTRPFRKRKLDGVKDRLAYRTVQLGLVSRDRFGGVRMTPGLRTGEDVIQGASLWYSDARISLARRAPGYLIHQDDPAGRTSASPKPAAESLGFLDAVLAQEFIASLTQAQKESFAVKLLRTHVMDILGASLRAGAPMEDRAVLAIATRRILDFAPIATGILSRREARIVEGLLNTADPDLLSADLAVLTDYRRPSNLFPASIRQLMHREATPRFLASIAVMR from the coding sequence ATGACGGACCCTGTCGTCGACGTCGTCATCCCAGTCCATACCGACCGGCGCCCGATCGCGCGTGCTACATCGTCTGTCCTGAGCACAGCATCAGTCGCCACCCGAGTGACGGTGGTGTGTCACAACGTGTCGCCCAACGACATCGCGGCCGCTCTAGGCACGTGGGTGTCGGACCCCCGCGTGCGGCTACTCCACCTGGAGGATGGCCTCATGAGCCCGGCAGGGCCGCTCAACGCGGGCCTCGATGCCGCGACGGGTGAGTTCACGGCTCTTCTTGGCTCCGACGACGAGTATGAGCCGGGCGCCATTGACGCATGGGTTGCCGTTGCCCGACACGACGAGGCCGATGTCGTCATCCCACCTCTACGCATCTCACCAGGGGCCACGACGCGCAGCCCTCCCACCCGGCCTTTTCGCAAGCGCAAGTTGGACGGCGTCAAGGATCGGCTCGCCTACCGCACGGTGCAGTTGGGACTCGTCTCACGCGACCGCTTCGGCGGGGTGCGCATGACTCCGGGGCTCCGGACAGGCGAGGACGTGATCCAGGGAGCATCTCTCTGGTATTCGGATGCGCGCATCAGTCTCGCGCGTCGCGCGCCTGGGTATCTCATTCACCAAGACGATCCGGCAGGCCGAACGTCCGCCAGCCCCAAGCCTGCGGCGGAGTCCCTGGGTTTTCTCGACGCTGTCCTGGCGCAAGAGTTCATTGCAAGCTTGACGCAGGCTCAAAAGGAGTCCTTCGCTGTCAAGTTGCTACGCACCCATGTGATGGACATCCTTGGCGCGAGCCTGCGCGCGGGGGCGCCGATGGAGGACCGCGCGGTCCTTGCAATCGCTACACGCCGCATTCTCGACTTCGCACCCATTGCTACGGGCATCCTCAGTCGTCGCGAGGCGCGCATCGTCGAGGGCCTCCTCAACACCGCTGACCCCGACCTTCTGTCGGCAGACTTGGCAGTCCTCACGGACTACCGTCGGCCATCCAACCTCTTCCCCGCATCGATCAGGCAACTCATGCACCGCGAAGCGACGCCTCGCTTCCTCGCCTCAATCGCGGTTATGCGCTGA
- a CDS encoding glycosyltransferase family 1 protein — protein sequence MTRQRLLILSFSNISTDARVLKQVKYFADRYDVTTYGYGPRPDSRVHHLQLDDTHGIRRWKRRDLILRRYKRMYWGQAAVGQATIDLEGLERFDVILANDIDTLGLALRLAPVRGVHADVHEYAPRQNEELLVWRVFEAPYMRWVCSRFLHRAASMTTVGHGIADEYRRVYGVRSGVVTNAAPYAELTAGPVSPPIKLVHSGASIRNRRLELLIDAVASTKTEVSLDFYLMGNDPNYVDMLRKRAAASDRIRFNDPIPYRDLIAKLNSYDVGVHVIAPTNFNNRWALPNKFFDYVQARLGIIIGPSAEMQSILKAHGCGAVADDFGAEALTDVLDSLTVAEVRGWKLRADASARELSSESQVAVWGKAVDALMNRSLA from the coding sequence ATGACGCGGCAACGCCTCCTGATCCTGTCGTTCTCCAACATCTCGACAGACGCGCGCGTGCTGAAACAAGTGAAGTACTTCGCCGACAGGTATGACGTCACCACATATGGGTACGGCCCTCGCCCCGACTCAAGGGTGCACCATCTGCAGCTCGACGATACCCACGGCATCCGTCGATGGAAGCGGAGGGATCTCATCCTGCGCCGGTACAAGCGCATGTATTGGGGGCAAGCCGCGGTCGGCCAAGCGACGATCGACCTCGAAGGCCTCGAGCGGTTCGACGTGATCCTCGCGAACGACATCGACACCCTTGGCCTCGCGCTCCGGCTCGCCCCGGTGCGGGGCGTGCACGCAGATGTGCACGAGTACGCGCCGCGACAGAACGAGGAGCTGCTCGTATGGCGGGTCTTCGAGGCCCCCTACATGCGATGGGTGTGTAGCCGCTTCCTCCATCGCGCCGCCTCGATGACGACTGTCGGGCACGGCATCGCCGACGAGTATCGGCGTGTTTACGGCGTGCGCTCTGGCGTGGTGACCAACGCCGCACCTTACGCCGAACTCACGGCAGGCCCGGTCAGCCCACCCATCAAGCTGGTGCACAGCGGCGCTTCGATCCGCAATCGCCGGCTCGAGCTCCTGATCGACGCCGTCGCCTCGACGAAGACCGAGGTCTCGCTCGACTTCTACCTGATGGGCAACGACCCGAACTACGTGGATATGTTGCGCAAGCGCGCCGCCGCTTCCGACCGCATCCGGTTCAACGACCCGATCCCGTACCGAGACCTCATCGCGAAACTGAACTCCTACGACGTGGGCGTCCACGTCATCGCGCCTACCAACTTCAACAACCGTTGGGCGCTCCCCAACAAGTTCTTCGACTACGTGCAGGCGCGGCTCGGGATCATCATCGGTCCCTCCGCGGAGATGCAATCGATCCTCAAGGCACACGGTTGCGGGGCCGTCGCCGACGACTTCGGCGCCGAGGCACTCACGGATGTCCTTGACTCGTTGACAGTCGCCGAAGTTCGCGGTTGGAAGTTGCGGGCGGATGCGTCAGCACGCGAACTCTCTTCCGAGTCCCAGGTCGCGGTGTGGGGCAAAGCCGTCGACGCGCTGATGAATCGATCGCTCGCATGA